The Reichenbachiella carrageenanivorans region GCTCCTACTTGTTTATCTACTACTTCACCGTTTTTGAAAACGAGCAAAGTTGGGATGCTTCTTACACCATACTTAGCAGACATCTCTGGGTTAGCATCTACATCTACTTTGCCTACTACAGCTTTGCCGTCATAATCCCCAGCAAGCTCTTCCACTACAGGTCCAATCATCTTACAAGGTCCGCACCATTCTGCCCAAAAATCGACCAATACTGGTTGATCTGTTGCCAATACGTCATTGAAGTTGCTGTCTGTAATTTCTACTGCTTTATTCATGTCTATAGTTATTTAAAAGTTCTTTTATGCATCCGAAAACGCAAATATAGTAGAAATAGTTAATGTCAATACATTGATTTTTATGATGGGTAGATAAAGAAAAACTATCTGCTTCCCCGTTTTTACTTTTTGACTAATACACCATCTACATACTCGTATTCCAATGTTACTTTTCCGTTTTGATCGTACCACTTAGCTATCCCGTGCATTTTCCCATCTCGCCAGTGACTTTCTTCCATGATCTTGCCGTTGTCATAATACTGTGAGCGTTTGCCATCTAGCTCACCAGATACATAATTTTTCTTTTCTGTAATTGTACCCTTGCTGTAATAGACAAATTCGCCTTCCTCTATCCCATTTACATAGTTCGACTTGGCAATCAAGTTGCCTTTATTATCGAAAGACAGCTGTGCTCCATGCATAGTTCCATTCACATAGGTAGCTATAGATTTCACAATCTCATTGGGATGATAAGTTACCCAACTACCATTCCTAAACCCATTCAAATAATCTCCTTCCTGCTCTACTTTATCACCGAACTTCACCGTCGCTT contains the following coding sequences:
- the trxA gene encoding thioredoxin: MNKAVEITDSNFNDVLATDQPVLVDFWAEWCGPCKMIGPVVEELAGDYDGKAVVGKVDVDANPEMSAKYGVRSIPTLLVFKNGEVVDKQVGAVPKAVLAGKLDAQLA
- a CDS encoding toxin-antitoxin system YwqK family antitoxin; translation: MKNSIFLLLVAIVWSACETAVTSGGAESLNNLPEYAEKTDFKHMPGLVKATVKFGDKVEQEGDYLNGFRNGSWVTYHPNEIVKSIATYVNGTMHGAQLSFDNKGNLIAKSNYVNGIEEGEFVYYSKGTITEKKNYVSGELDGKRSQYYDNGKIMEESHWRDGKMHGIAKWYDQNGKVTLEYEYVDGVLVKK